In the Amphiura filiformis unplaced genomic scaffold, Afil_fr2py scaffold_22, whole genome shotgun sequence genome, GAGGAGCTATCGGTGGCATTGCTGCGGGATCTATAGTAGGGTTACTCTCCATCGCCGCTGCGGTTACCTGTCTAATGATGGTACATAAAGGCATATTTGCACCGAAGTCACCTAGTTCTCCAGTTAATCCTGGATTTCCACCAGAGAATATTCCACAGTTTATGAACACTCTAAATGGCAATGCCATACTTATGGATGGAATGTCGGTAAGTTGTCaagttattttatatttttgcgCAGTGTTTCACCCTTTAATGTAGTGAGCACTTTCAAGCGTTTCAATTAATTAAGAGGTTACTTTCTTGATGAAATCAACATTATTATTGATGTTAGTAAGATTGTTATAATTTACATTTATCATTAAGCCTctcatgtaaacatctcaaaacagtaacttaaataatgaccattatttaaaaacgggcgattgtattaaaaatctgtaaaatgtgttgaaagtagaatttatttccgcacattttgacaccttatttgtagcaattgactaaatattgacgtcacagcgtacatttaaataaaTGTAATCCAAcacttgaaagttgcagtaaattgtattgattttgtattcagta is a window encoding:
- the LOC140143487 gene encoding uncharacterized protein, whose translation is MVCPHGYCQNGGECVTTDTAFNCQCTNGYKGDRCEQTAGLSGGAIGGIAAGSIVGLLSIAAAVTCLMMVHKGIFAPKSPSSPVNPGFPPENIPQFMNTLNGNAILMDGMSLQYLHQPDVHY